The Dehalobacter sp. genome includes a window with the following:
- the selB gene encoding selenocysteine-specific translation elongation factor — MEKYLIIGTAGHVDHGKTNLIQALTGISTDRLKEEKERGISIELGFAYLTLPDGRKAGIIDVPGHEKFVRQMLAGASGMDIVLLIIAADEGVMPQTQEHLDILNMLNVEKGIVVLSKIDLVDQEWLSMIEQDTREKLQDSFLRDAPYCKVSSVTGQGIPELLQTIMTVLQTTEGRRLDLPSRMPIDRVFTIRGFGTVVTGTLNTGTIQKGQEACLEPGGQTVKIRNIQVHGEQASEAYAGQRVAINIAGLAVSDIPKGASLVDPGYYNAGQILDVELFNLASEQRTIKQRQRIHFHLGTAETLGRVHLLAQEELAPGEKGFAQIILEEPVVAAKGDRFVIRYYSPVATIGGGVVLSLANAKQKRFREKVITEFRSKAEGGLTDQIKKELTIPLSSDEVRKKSALGQDEVQLALDRLKDDQTVVILAEDGLSLFWLKSTAEEWALKANAEVMKYQKTYPLRGGIGREELKRILKTAVSHKRWQLILEWGADHQYFRLSSSLVQAVSEIGLPEDIRQKLDALRKIWEKAGLNPPGQETAVVECGVPAAKFLEYAEYLKTNNVWKQVGEFYIAASAIEKAKIILEKHLQENGQITVSEARDCWQTSRKFAVPLLEYFDSIHVTERNGDIRVKPGSAQNPG, encoded by the coding sequence ATGGAAAAATATTTAATTATTGGAACAGCAGGCCATGTGGATCATGGGAAAACCAACCTTATTCAAGCCTTGACAGGTATAAGCACAGACCGGCTCAAGGAAGAGAAGGAAAGAGGAATTTCGATCGAGCTGGGGTTTGCTTATCTGACACTTCCGGACGGCCGTAAAGCAGGAATCATTGATGTACCGGGTCATGAAAAATTTGTTCGCCAAATGTTAGCCGGCGCGAGCGGAATGGATATCGTTCTGCTGATTATTGCTGCCGATGAAGGCGTGATGCCTCAAACCCAGGAACATCTGGACATATTAAACATGTTAAATGTAGAGAAAGGAATTGTTGTACTGTCAAAAATTGACCTGGTTGATCAGGAATGGCTTTCCATGATTGAACAGGATACCAGAGAAAAACTTCAAGACAGTTTTCTGCGGGATGCTCCGTATTGCAAAGTATCTTCTGTCACTGGCCAAGGGATTCCGGAATTGCTGCAGACAATTATGACTGTGCTCCAAACAACCGAGGGGAGACGTTTGGATCTTCCGTCAAGAATGCCGATTGACAGGGTTTTTACGATTCGGGGGTTTGGAACAGTGGTCACAGGGACGTTAAACACAGGGACGATTCAGAAAGGACAGGAAGCATGTCTGGAACCGGGAGGACAAACCGTGAAAATTAGGAATATTCAGGTTCATGGCGAACAGGCCTCCGAGGCTTATGCCGGACAGCGGGTTGCGATAAACATAGCCGGACTGGCTGTAAGTGATATTCCCAAGGGGGCAAGCCTTGTTGATCCCGGATATTACAACGCAGGACAAATTTTAGACGTAGAACTGTTCAACCTCGCGTCAGAGCAAAGAACGATTAAACAAAGGCAGAGGATACATTTTCATTTAGGAACGGCCGAAACACTGGGACGGGTTCATCTTCTGGCTCAGGAAGAATTGGCTCCCGGCGAGAAAGGGTTTGCCCAAATCATTCTGGAGGAACCGGTTGTCGCAGCAAAAGGGGACCGGTTTGTAATCAGGTACTATTCACCTGTCGCGACGATCGGCGGAGGAGTTGTGCTGAGCCTGGCTAATGCCAAACAAAAACGTTTTCGAGAAAAGGTCATAACCGAATTTCGGTCTAAAGCAGAAGGCGGCTTAACCGATCAAATAAAAAAAGAGCTTACTATCCCTTTATCTTCCGATGAAGTCAGGAAAAAGTCTGCTCTTGGGCAGGACGAAGTTCAGCTGGCTTTGGATCGTCTCAAAGATGATCAGACTGTTGTAATCTTAGCTGAGGATGGATTATCATTATTCTGGCTTAAAAGTACAGCAGAAGAATGGGCTCTTAAAGCAAATGCGGAAGTAATGAAATATCAAAAGACATATCCGCTGCGCGGAGGAATTGGCAGAGAGGAATTAAAAAGAATCCTGAAAACGGCTGTCTCCCATAAACGCTGGCAGTTGATCTTGGAATGGGGAGCAGATCATCAGTATTTCAGGCTAAGCAGCAGTCTGGTCCAGGCAGTATCTGAAATCGGGCTGCCTGAGGATATCAGGCAAAAGCTTGACGCTTTGCGAAAAATCTGGGAAAAGGCAGGGCTAAATCCTCCGGGGCAGGAAACTGCGGTTGTAGAATGCGGGGTACCCGCTGCAAAATTTCTGGAATATGCCGAATATCTTAAAACAAATAACGTTTGGAAACAGGTAGGAGAATTCTATATTGCAGCAAGTGCAATAGAAAAAGCTAAAATAATATTGGAAAAGCACCTGCAAGAAAATGGACAGATTACGGTTTCTGAAGCACGGGACTGCTGGCAGACTAGCCGTAAATTTGCGGTGCCTTTACTGGAATATTTTGATTCAATTCATGTTACGGAAAGAAACGGAGACATCAGGGTAAAACCAGGATCTGCCCAAAATCCAGGCTAA
- the yyaC gene encoding spore protease YyaC, with amino-acid sequence MNPLPGIREKEHLRAHYTDRPGLYLLQLRLKKYLKAAAGRPVVLLCIGTDRSTGDSLGPLTGTKLDGKGLSGLTVVGTLEKPVHAENLESTLKNLFATYCNPYIIALDACLGQLDSVGYISLAEGPLKPGTAVKKELPEVGEIHLTGIVNINGFMQYMVLQNTRLSIVWQMSEVLCNLFQRTYFLLNQS; translated from the coding sequence TTGAACCCATTGCCAGGAATTCGAGAAAAAGAGCATCTGCGCGCCCATTACACAGACCGTCCCGGCCTTTACCTGCTTCAGTTAAGGTTGAAAAAATATCTGAAAGCTGCGGCCGGTAGACCGGTGGTTCTATTATGTATAGGGACGGACCGTTCTACCGGCGATTCTCTGGGGCCTTTAACCGGCACAAAACTAGATGGAAAAGGTCTTTCAGGATTGACGGTTGTCGGAACGCTCGAAAAGCCTGTTCATGCAGAAAACCTTGAATCCACCTTGAAAAACTTGTTTGCCACGTATTGCAATCCCTATATTATTGCCCTGGATGCCTGCCTGGGTCAACTTGACTCCGTCGGCTACATCAGCCTGGCAGAAGGCCCTTTGAAACCAGGAACCGCCGTAAAAAAAGAACTGCCGGAGGTAGGAGAAATCCACCTTACCGGCATTGTCAATATCAACGGTTTTATGCAATACATGGTGCTGCAAAACACCAGATTGAGTATCGTATGGCAAATGTCTGAAGTACTATGTAATTTGTTCCAGCGGACTTACTTCTTGTTGAATCAATCGTGA
- a CDS encoding DUF4446 family protein: protein MFSVLEPEMIVVLAVSVVALIVTVIAIVMTNALRVRMSKFEKSYISLQTFLSGTQLEELLSANLKEVAELSRIAAEHGQRLKLAEDKVRNGIDRAELVRFNSFENMGADLSFALALLNQEKTGVVLTGIHSVEECRIYAKGIEKGQANVKLSPEEKLAIEKASKNELTI from the coding sequence TTGTTTTCTGTTTTAGAACCCGAGATGATTGTCGTCTTGGCAGTATCGGTTGTAGCCTTGATCGTTACCGTGATTGCGATTGTTATGACCAATGCTCTACGTGTCCGTATGAGTAAATTTGAAAAATCCTATATCAGCCTGCAGACGTTCTTATCCGGAACACAGCTGGAAGAACTGCTGAGCGCCAACTTAAAAGAAGTTGCTGAATTAAGCCGTATTGCTGCAGAGCATGGGCAAAGGCTTAAGCTTGCCGAAGATAAAGTCCGCAACGGAATTGACCGCGCGGAACTGGTCCGATTTAATTCTTTCGAAAATATGGGTGCCGACCTGAGCTTCGCCCTTGCTTTACTGAATCAGGAAAAGACCGGCGTCGTCCTTACAGGAATTCATAGTGTTGAAGAGTGCAGAATCTATGCCAAAGGGATCGAAAAAGGGCAGGCCAATGTTAAACTTAGCCCTGAGGAGAAGCTCGCTATCGAAAAAGCCTCGAAGAATGAGCTAACTATTTAA
- a CDS encoding ParB/RepB/Spo0J family partition protein — protein MSKKGLGRGLGALITERETESSEIKEIMLADIVPNPGQPRREFDREKLQELADSIQEHGLLQPILVKPEGNRYIIIAGERRFRATQLAGTDRINCIVRDCTEQEMTEKALIENIQRADLSPVEEGLAYARLIQDYRLTQEQVAKRVGKGRPTVANLLRIIQLPAEVLELINKEAISLGHAKVILSLDNKEQQISLAKRAVEEVLSVRETEMIAQNSEKKVQRAKNAVKTPKNKSYSSLNDIEEKLRHSFQTKVAVSGSEEKGKIEINYYSRDELNRLLERWEIEV, from the coding sequence GTGTCTAAAAAAGGTTTAGGCCGAGGGCTTGGCGCTTTGATTACGGAAAGAGAAACGGAAAGCAGTGAAATTAAAGAAATAATGCTGGCGGATATTGTACCAAATCCTGGCCAGCCGAGACGGGAGTTTGACCGTGAAAAACTTCAAGAGCTTGCGGATTCCATTCAAGAACATGGATTGCTGCAGCCTATCCTTGTAAAGCCTGAAGGAAACAGATACATCATCATTGCGGGAGAGAGACGTTTTCGGGCTACACAGCTTGCAGGGACCGACCGGATTAACTGTATTGTCAGAGACTGTACTGAGCAGGAAATGACGGAAAAGGCTTTAATCGAAAATATCCAGCGTGCAGACTTATCTCCTGTAGAAGAAGGCCTCGCTTATGCACGATTAATTCAGGATTATAGACTAACTCAGGAACAGGTTGCTAAGCGCGTCGGTAAAGGCAGGCCTACTGTAGCCAACTTACTTCGGATTATCCAGCTGCCTGCTGAAGTTCTGGAACTGATTAATAAAGAAGCAATTTCTTTGGGACATGCCAAGGTGATACTTTCTTTAGACAATAAAGAGCAGCAGATTTCCCTGGCGAAACGGGCCGTTGAGGAAGTATTATCTGTAAGGGAAACGGAAATGATAGCTCAAAATAGCGAAAAAAAAGTGCAACGTGCCAAAAATGCTGTGAAGACACCGAAAAACAAGAGCTATAGTTCTTTAAATGATATTGAAGAAAAACTGCGGCACAGTTTTCAGACCAAGGTAGCTGTATCAGGAAGTGAAGAAAAAGGAAAAATTGAAATTAATTATTATTCCCGGGATGAACTTAACCGGCTTTTAGAACGTTGGGAGATTGAAGTTTAA
- a CDS encoding AAA family ATPase, protein MARIIAIANQKGGVAKTTTAVNLSSSLVEKGKKVLLVDLDPQGNATSGCGIMKHRLSRCIYDVIINEENIQSVIADTELKNLKVAPARIELAGAEIELVSQLYREGKLATALQGIKDEFDFIIIDCPPSLGLLTLNALCAATDVLIPIQCEYYALEGLSLLVNTLDKVKRSINRDLQVIGVLLTMFDARTNLSIQVVDEVKKYFRDKVFRTIIPRNVRLSEAPSHGQPIILYDSKSRGAEVYRDLAEEVLERV, encoded by the coding sequence TTGGCCAGAATCATTGCTATAGCAAATCAAAAAGGAGGAGTCGCCAAAACAACGACTGCTGTGAATCTCTCCTCCAGTCTGGTTGAGAAAGGAAAAAAAGTTCTCCTCGTTGATCTTGATCCACAGGGAAATGCCACCAGCGGTTGTGGCATTATGAAACATCGGTTGTCCCGCTGTATTTATGATGTAATTATCAATGAAGAAAACATTCAAAGTGTGATCGCCGATACAGAGCTGAAAAACTTAAAGGTTGCGCCTGCCCGTATTGAACTGGCCGGTGCCGAGATTGAGCTGGTCTCCCAGCTGTACCGTGAAGGAAAGCTTGCAACTGCTTTGCAGGGAATAAAGGATGAATTTGATTTTATAATTATTGATTGTCCCCCTTCCCTGGGACTTCTTACGTTGAATGCGCTTTGTGCGGCAACAGATGTTCTGATTCCTATTCAATGTGAGTATTATGCGCTGGAAGGTTTAAGCTTGCTGGTCAATACGCTTGATAAGGTCAAACGTTCCATTAATAGAGACCTTCAAGTTATCGGCGTACTTTTGACCATGTTTGATGCGAGGACAAATTTATCGATTCAGGTCGTCGATGAGGTCAAGAAATATTTTAGAGATAAAGTCTTCAGAACCATTATCCCCCGGAATGTTCGGCTTAGTGAAGCCCCAAGCCATGGTCAGCCGATCATTCTATATGATAGCAAGTCGCGTGGTGCTGAAGTATATCGAGATTTAGCCGAGGAGGTCTTGGAACGTGTCTAA
- the rsmG gene encoding 16S rRNA (guanine(527)-N(7))-methyltransferase RsmG: protein MNDQFLKMDLKEPLSVLHDKVRDVLSLELSAEHLEKFEQYTLLLLQRNEQMNLTAITDPAEIVIKHYLDSLVFVKWIMHYYPNGQIVIADLGTGAGFPGIPIKILLPQIKVVLVDALAKRIHFLQEVCDSLGLKVETCHARAEDIGRSKAYRQRFDITVARAVAELPVLLEYATPLLKVGGRFIAAKGIDPENEITLAKNALRILNCEVEHVEKYSLAEGADNRSLIIVKKILNTPAQYPRQAGKPKKTPLSNHPAEMIKND from the coding sequence ATGAATGATCAATTTCTGAAAATGGATCTTAAGGAACCGCTTAGCGTCTTGCACGATAAGGTCCGGGATGTCTTGAGTCTGGAACTCTCCGCCGAACATCTTGAAAAATTTGAACAATATACATTACTGTTACTCCAGAGGAACGAACAAATGAACTTAACAGCTATTACCGATCCGGCAGAAATAGTGATTAAGCATTATCTGGATTCTCTGGTGTTTGTCAAGTGGATAATGCATTATTATCCCAATGGACAAATTGTTATTGCGGATCTTGGTACCGGTGCTGGATTTCCAGGTATCCCCATTAAAATACTTTTGCCGCAAATTAAAGTCGTGCTTGTCGATGCGCTAGCCAAAAGAATTCATTTTTTGCAGGAGGTCTGCGATAGCCTTGGCTTGAAGGTCGAAACCTGCCATGCACGAGCTGAAGATATTGGCCGCAGCAAGGCGTACCGGCAGCGATTTGATATTACGGTGGCCAGAGCAGTCGCGGAGCTGCCGGTACTGCTGGAATATGCAACTCCTTTGCTGAAAGTTGGCGGAAGATTTATTGCAGCGAAGGGAATCGATCCTGAAAATGAAATAACTTTGGCTAAGAACGCCTTGCGGATCCTAAACTGTGAAGTTGAGCATGTCGAAAAATATTCATTGGCGGAAGGCGCGGATAACCGTTCTCTGATTATTGTTAAAAAAATATTGAACACACCTGCTCAATATCCGCGTCAAGCTGGGAAACCGAAAAAAACTCCTCTCAGTAATCATCCTGCTGAAATGATCAAGAATGATTAA
- the mnmG gene encoding tRNA uridine-5-carboxymethylaminomethyl(34) synthesis enzyme MnmG — MDYFAGKYDVIVVGAGHAGCEAALASARMGCDTLLLTINLDKVAHMPCNPSVGGPAKGHLVREIDALGGQMGIVADETALQARLLNTGKGPAVHALRVQSDKKAYHHRMLSNLYNQAKITLIQALVERLHFDGDKLKGVVTRTGAVFEAGSIVLTGGTYLRSRIIIGEALYEGGPAGEITSGSLSEDLKLRGIELGRFKTGTPPRILKSSVDFSKFVIQPGDSEPKYFSFMPTKSMFWGNTPENQLPCWLGYTTETTHGIIRNNLHRAPLYTGVVEGVGPRYCPSIEDKVVRFAQRQAHQLFLEPEGKDSEELYVAGLSTSLPEEIQHMFFRSIPGLENVQILRPGYAIEYDYVKPYQLSLTLEVRNLPGLFTAGQLNGTSGYEEAAGQGLMAGINAALKALRREPFILKRSDGYLGVLIDDLVNKEICEPYRLLTSRAEYRLLLRQDNADLRLTEKGRKLGLVADDRWKIFEQKLNNLEKIFQQWKTITFSPANADIQELLIQAGSTPLRSGIKAEELVKRPEIIPDLLPRFMPEMGAYDAEALEEASIQIKYEGYIQKQQEEVNRFIKLEEKVLPVNLDYLKIKGLSNEARQRLNGVQPINVGQASRISGVSPADISVLLIYLEQRRRNISDE; from the coding sequence GTGGATTATTTTGCTGGAAAATATGATGTGATTGTTGTCGGGGCGGGACATGCCGGATGTGAGGCTGCTCTCGCCTCTGCCCGTATGGGATGCGATACACTGCTGCTTACGATTAATTTAGATAAAGTTGCGCATATGCCGTGCAATCCGTCCGTAGGCGGTCCGGCGAAAGGCCATCTGGTGCGGGAGATTGATGCGCTAGGTGGTCAGATGGGAATTGTTGCCGATGAGACAGCACTTCAGGCCAGGCTGCTGAATACGGGCAAAGGGCCGGCTGTCCATGCACTAAGAGTTCAATCAGATAAAAAAGCTTATCACCATCGGATGTTAAGCAACCTATACAATCAGGCCAAGATTACCTTGATACAGGCTTTGGTCGAGCGGCTCCATTTTGATGGGGATAAACTTAAAGGTGTTGTCACGCGTACAGGCGCAGTCTTTGAGGCAGGCAGTATTGTTCTGACGGGCGGAACATACCTCAGAAGCAGGATAATAATTGGGGAAGCGCTTTATGAAGGCGGACCGGCCGGAGAGATCACCTCGGGGTCCCTGTCTGAGGATCTGAAACTACGCGGCATAGAACTTGGCCGGTTTAAAACCGGAACGCCTCCTCGGATTCTGAAGAGCTCAGTAGATTTCTCTAAGTTCGTAATTCAGCCGGGTGACAGCGAGCCAAAATATTTTTCGTTTATGCCAACTAAAAGCATGTTTTGGGGAAATACCCCGGAAAATCAGCTTCCTTGCTGGCTGGGCTACACGACGGAAACAACGCATGGCATTATCCGCAATAACCTGCACCGCGCACCGCTGTATACCGGCGTGGTGGAAGGCGTTGGCCCGAGGTATTGTCCTTCTATTGAAGATAAGGTTGTGCGTTTTGCGCAGCGGCAGGCCCATCAGCTTTTTCTTGAGCCAGAAGGCAAAGATAGTGAGGAATTATATGTTGCCGGGCTGTCAACCAGCCTGCCGGAAGAAATCCAGCATATGTTTTTCCGTAGCATTCCCGGTTTGGAAAATGTTCAGATTTTGCGTCCCGGATATGCGATTGAATACGATTATGTCAAACCGTATCAGCTCTCTCTGACGCTGGAAGTACGAAATCTCCCGGGACTCTTTACAGCGGGACAGCTTAACGGAACATCCGGGTATGAGGAAGCGGCCGGGCAGGGCTTAATGGCCGGAATCAACGCAGCGCTTAAAGCTTTACGCCGAGAACCTTTTATTTTGAAGCGTTCCGACGGATATCTCGGTGTACTAATTGATGACCTGGTCAATAAAGAGATTTGTGAGCCGTACAGGCTTTTGACCTCAAGGGCGGAATACCGTTTGCTACTGCGCCAGGACAACGCTGATCTGCGTTTGACTGAGAAGGGTAGAAAACTGGGACTAGTTGCAGATGACAGGTGGAAGATTTTTGAGCAGAAGCTGAACAATCTGGAGAAAATCTTTCAGCAATGGAAGACGATTACTTTTTCTCCCGCCAATGCAGATATTCAGGAATTGCTGATCCAGGCGGGGTCTACTCCACTCCGAAGCGGAATTAAAGCAGAGGAACTTGTGAAGAGGCCGGAAATTATACCGGATTTGCTGCCACGTTTTATGCCGGAGATGGGGGCGTATGACGCTGAAGCATTAGAAGAAGCCTCAATCCAAATTAAATACGAAGGGTACATTCAGAAACAACAGGAAGAAGTAAACCGATTTATCAAACTTGAAGAAAAAGTTCTGCCTGTTAATCTGGATTATTTGAAAATCAAAGGTCTATCCAATGAAGCCAGACAGCGGCTTAACGGCGTGCAGCCGATCAACGTCGGACAGGCATCGAGAATCAGCGGAGTGAGTCCTGCGGATATTTCGGTTTTATTGATTTATCTGGAACAAAGGCGGAGGAACATTTCTGATGAATGA
- the mnmE gene encoding tRNA uridine-5-carboxymethylaminomethyl(34) synthesis GTPase MnmE, with amino-acid sequence MDDTIVGLATPAGEGAIHVIRLSGKQAQKILDVCFCPVHQDKWLSDTTFTLHLGDFYDGAMQLDQVLISRMKGPHSFTGEDVYEINCHGGLIPARRIIEACLRQGARLAEPGEFSKRAFLNGKMDLVQAEALIDLISSRTELSADLALLQLGGRLSSRINEVRQDILDILSYIEATIDFPEDEIDDLALKELSEKILNAKENSLEIFKGSKTGKIIREGLSTVIAGRPNVGKSSLLNALLREERAIVTDIPGTTRDEIHEYIKIGEVLLHLTDTAGIRESDDPVEMIGIERAWKALSMADVILLLLDASEIRSGRLTNEERIILEEYANKTIVLINKIDLLSSYEFNDTFLPPEVFALPFSVKNRIGFAELEKEILNRVFEGEISVTIDPLLSNIRQIQALENCIHSLEKALEAVYANVPFDLVSIDVRSALEEISLITGHQVQEELLHNIFSRFCIGK; translated from the coding sequence ATGGATGATACGATTGTCGGCTTGGCTACACCGGCCGGAGAAGGGGCCATTCATGTTATCCGTTTAAGCGGAAAGCAAGCCCAAAAAATATTGGATGTTTGTTTTTGTCCCGTCCATCAAGACAAATGGCTGTCCGACACAACATTTACGCTTCATTTGGGGGACTTTTATGATGGTGCGATGCAGCTTGATCAAGTCCTGATCAGCAGGATGAAAGGGCCTCATTCTTTTACGGGTGAGGATGTCTATGAAATAAATTGTCATGGTGGATTGATACCGGCAAGAAGGATCATTGAAGCCTGTCTCCGGCAGGGAGCGCGCTTGGCAGAGCCCGGTGAATTCAGCAAAAGGGCTTTTTTGAATGGGAAAATGGATCTTGTTCAGGCTGAAGCGTTAATTGACTTGATTTCCTCTAGGACAGAGCTATCTGCGGACTTGGCTTTGCTTCAGCTCGGAGGGAGATTGTCCTCCAGAATTAATGAAGTCAGACAGGATATTTTGGATATCCTATCCTATATTGAAGCAACCATTGATTTTCCGGAAGATGAAATTGATGATTTGGCGCTGAAAGAACTGTCTGAAAAAATATTAAATGCTAAAGAAAATTCTTTAGAAATTTTCAAAGGAAGCAAAACCGGTAAAATTATCAGGGAAGGTCTTTCCACGGTAATTGCGGGTAGGCCGAATGTTGGAAAATCCAGTCTGCTGAATGCACTTTTGCGCGAAGAAAGAGCGATTGTTACGGATATTCCGGGAACAACCCGGGATGAGATTCATGAATATATCAAGATTGGTGAAGTACTGCTGCACCTTACCGATACTGCCGGAATCCGAGAAAGTGATGATCCGGTCGAAATGATTGGCATTGAGAGAGCCTGGAAGGCGCTTAGTATGGCAGATGTCATTCTGCTCTTGCTCGATGCCTCCGAGATCCGTTCGGGGAGGCTCACGAACGAAGAAAGAATAATTCTTGAGGAATACGCGAATAAAACGATTGTTTTGATTAATAAAATTGATCTTTTGTCTTCTTATGAATTTAATGATACTTTTCTTCCTCCTGAAGTTTTTGCGCTGCCGTTTTCTGTAAAAAACAGGATTGGGTTTGCTGAACTAGAAAAGGAAATTCTAAATAGGGTTTTTGAAGGAGAGATATCCGTCACAATTGATCCGTTATTATCGAATATCCGTCAAATTCAAGCTCTGGAAAATTGCATTCACTCTTTGGAAAAAGCCCTTGAAGCTGTCTATGCGAATGTCCCATTTGATTTGGTATCGATCGATGTCCGTTCAGCCCTCGAAGAAATCTCTTTGATTACGGGGCATCAGGTTCAGGAAGAGTTGCTTCATAATATTTTTTCCCGATTCTGTATTGGAAAGTAG
- a CDS encoding protein jag, which translates to MKVADKTAKTVEEAIELGLAELGVSRDQVTVQVLEEPGKKGLLGLFGNKMAKVRINFEDDPGALACEFLKGLTKAMSVDADFEVINRDEQVKINITGLDLGILIGRRGDTLESIQFLTNLAVAKKLSNKTRIVIDVEGYRKRREETLIVLAKRLAEKVKKSGNRIVLEPMSPQERRIIHTALQNELKVTTFSEGEEPHRRVVIALKRNHIEKA; encoded by the coding sequence ATGAAGGTTGCAGATAAAACTGCAAAAACGGTTGAAGAGGCTATTGAATTGGGATTAGCCGAACTTGGCGTCAGCAGAGATCAGGTTACTGTTCAAGTGCTGGAAGAACCGGGAAAAAAAGGACTCCTTGGACTTTTTGGCAATAAAATGGCCAAAGTCAGAATCAATTTTGAGGATGATCCGGGAGCACTGGCCTGTGAATTTCTCAAAGGGTTGACTAAGGCAATGTCCGTCGATGCTGACTTCGAGGTAATTAACCGTGATGAACAGGTCAAAATAAATATTACCGGTTTAGACCTTGGCATACTGATTGGCCGCAGAGGGGATACTTTGGAATCCATACAGTTTCTAACAAATTTGGCCGTCGCAAAAAAATTGTCTAATAAGACGAGAATCGTGATTGATGTTGAGGGTTATCGGAAGCGCCGGGAAGAAACGCTGATTGTTCTTGCCAAAAGACTGGCTGAAAAGGTTAAGAAAAGCGGCAATAGAATTGTTTTAGAACCGATGAGTCCTCAAGAGCGGCGGATTATTCATACGGCCCTGCAAAATGAATTGAAAGTAACGACTTTTAGTGAAGGGGAAGAGCCTCACCGAAGAGTTGTCATTGCTTTAAAACGGAATCATATAGAAAAGGCATAA
- a CDS encoding YidC/Oxa1 family membrane protein insertase encodes MDIVYQGMAAILKWLFDLSSMIGLPYWGMAIIIFTIIIKIVLYPLTWKQMQSMRKMTDLQPKMKVLQKKYANDKQKMNQKIMELYSEEKVNPYSGCLPILVQLPILWIFYRTLANFPYGNDASVWFLGFNITVAYGFQLSYHLILPILAGVTSFLMTKVSMATSPNKSQPGAKKDTAEATAEQTQKMMLYVMPFFMAYIVITLPSGLGFYLITMNIVSILQTVYINKKLSAEKKEASVD; translated from the coding sequence GTGGATATCGTTTATCAGGGAATGGCCGCGATCTTAAAGTGGCTGTTTGATCTCTCGTCCATGATCGGATTGCCATATTGGGGTATGGCAATTATCATCTTTACCATCATCATTAAGATTGTTCTTTACCCGTTGACCTGGAAACAGATGCAGTCCATGCGCAAAATGACGGATTTGCAGCCAAAAATGAAAGTGCTGCAGAAAAAGTATGCCAATGACAAGCAGAAGATGAATCAGAAAATCATGGAACTATATAGTGAAGAAAAGGTGAATCCTTATTCGGGGTGCTTGCCGATTTTGGTACAGCTTCCTATCTTGTGGATATTTTATAGAACGTTGGCAAATTTCCCTTACGGCAATGATGCCAGTGTCTGGTTTTTAGGTTTCAATATTACTGTAGCATACGGCTTTCAATTGTCTTATCATTTAATCTTACCGATTCTCGCTGGGGTGACGTCTTTCTTAATGACAAAGGTCTCGATGGCAACAAGCCCCAACAAGAGTCAGCCTGGTGCGAAAAAAGATACAGCTGAGGCTACTGCCGAACAGACTCAGAAAATGATGTTGTATGTCATGCCGTTCTTTATGGCTTATATCGTAATTACGCTTCCTTCTGGCTTAGGTTTTTATCTTATAACGATGAACATTGTGTCGATCCTGCAAACTGTCTATATCAATAAGAAGTTGTCGGCAGAGAAAAAAGAAGCCTCTGTTGACTGA
- the yidD gene encoding membrane protein insertion efficiency factor YidD yields the protein MMETVFVSIIVFYQRFVSPLKGRTCRFYPTCSDYAIQSVKKYGIIKGIGKSLIRIAKCHPFHPGGYDPV from the coding sequence ATCATGGAAACGGTTTTTGTTTCCATCATCGTTTTCTATCAACGATTTGTTTCACCTCTGAAGGGACGAACCTGCAGATTTTATCCTACATGTTCGGATTATGCGATTCAATCAGTTAAAAAGTACGGGATCATCAAAGGGATTGGTAAATCGCTCATACGAATTGCCAAATGCCACCCTTTTCATCCCGGCGGATATGACCCAGTTTAA